Proteins encoded by one window of Bacillota bacterium:
- the hemW gene encoding radical SAM family heme chaperone HemW produces MNPRGSDAGLYVHLPFCLSKCRYCDFVSYAIGRHRSILPSYLEALRREAAARADELAGRRVVGVYFGGGTPTTLAPGDLAALLRDLGRVFDLAPGAEVTIEANPGTVDPAGLAILRAAGFNRLSLGAQAFQDDLLKRLGRVHDTVEIGRAVADARRAGFDRVNLDLIFGLPGQTVADWRDSLDRAVDLDPEHVAAYGLKVEPGTPFGADLAAGQLDLPGEDLEAAMYEEGRTALGAAGFIHYEISNWAKPGGQSRHNLLYWRNQDYLGLGVAAWSHHGRTRRGNVTGLEDYVGRVTAGLDPLAESEELDPRRAAGEAAFLALRTLDGLDLEAFTAEQGGGLADLFPGAVDRVTATGLAIVEGGRLHLTSRGLLLANQVFQEFVD; encoded by the coding sequence GTGAACCCCCGCGGGTCGGACGCCGGCCTCTACGTTCATCTCCCGTTCTGTCTGAGCAAGTGCCGTTACTGCGACTTTGTCTCTTACGCGATCGGCCGTCACCGCTCGATCCTCCCGTCTTATCTCGAGGCCCTACGGCGCGAGGCCGCCGCGCGGGCCGACGAACTGGCCGGGCGGCGCGTTGTCGGGGTCTACTTCGGCGGTGGTACGCCGACCACTTTGGCCCCGGGCGACCTGGCCGCCCTTCTCCGGGACCTCGGCCGGGTTTTCGACTTGGCCCCCGGGGCCGAGGTGACCATCGAGGCCAACCCCGGGACGGTCGACCCGGCCGGCCTGGCCATCCTCCGGGCGGCCGGCTTCAACCGGCTGAGCTTGGGGGCCCAGGCCTTTCAGGATGACCTGCTGAAACGCCTCGGGCGGGTCCACGACACCGTCGAGATCGGCCGGGCGGTCGCCGACGCCCGGCGGGCCGGCTTTGACCGGGTCAACCTGGACCTCATCTTCGGCCTGCCCGGCCAGACCGTCGCCGACTGGCGTGACAGCCTCGACCGGGCCGTCGACCTCGACCCCGAGCACGTCGCCGCCTACGGACTCAAGGTCGAACCGGGTACCCCCTTTGGCGCCGACCTCGCCGCCGGGCAACTGGACCTGCCGGGGGAAGACCTCGAAGCAGCCATGTACGAGGAGGGGCGGACCGCCCTGGGGGCGGCCGGCTTCATCCACTACGAGATCTCCAACTGGGCCAAGCCTGGCGGTCAATCCCGTCACAACCTCCTCTACTGGCGCAACCAGGACTACCTGGGTCTGGGCGTGGCCGCCTGGTCCCACCACGGCCGGACTCGCCGCGGGAACGTCACCGGCCTGGAAGACTATGTCGGCCGGGTCACCGCCGGCCTCGACCCGCTGGCCGAGAGCGAGGAGCTGGACCCACGCCGAGCCGCCGGGGAGGCCGCTTTCCTGGCCCTCCGGACCCTTGACGGGCTCGATCTGGAGGCCTTCACCGCCGAGCAGGGCGGAGGACTCGCGGACCTCTTCCCCGGAGCGGTCGACCGGGTCACGGCCACCGGCCTGGCCATCGTCGAGGGCGGCCGGCTCCACCTGACCTCGCGCGGCCTCCTCTTGGCCAATCAAGTCTTTCAGGAGTTCGTCGACTGA
- the lepA gene encoding translation elongation factor 4 — protein sequence VPVINKIDLASADVDRVKKQLKEVLGLDPEEAIPVSAKTGIGLEDVLEAVVKRIPPPGGDASGALQALIFDSHYDSYKGVISYVRVFSGSIRKGLKIRMMATGKDFEVSEVGVFRPSMTQVDELPTGDVGYLAAGVKQVRDAHVGDTITTAERPAAASLPGYRRATPMVYCGLYPVEPTDYEPLREALEKLQLNDAALVYEPETSAALGFGFRGGFLGLLHMEIIQERLEREYGLDLVTTAPNVVYRVILTDGTVKMIDNPVDLPSPDRLTEIQEPYVKASLITPTDYLGPLMDLCRDRRGIFSTMEYLDPSRVELIYELPLGEIMFDFFDQLKSRSRGYASLDYDFLAYRPGKLARMDILVNGEPVDALSVIIHEDKLLPRARALTERLKESIPRHLFEIPIQAAIGRTIVARETVKAMRKDVLAKCYGGDITRKRKLLEKQKEGKKRMKRVGSVDLPQEAFMAVLKIE from the coding sequence GTCCCGGTCATCAACAAGATCGACCTCGCCAGCGCCGACGTCGACCGGGTCAAGAAGCAGCTGAAGGAAGTCCTCGGCCTTGACCCGGAGGAAGCCATCCCGGTGTCGGCCAAGACCGGCATCGGCCTCGAGGACGTCCTCGAGGCCGTCGTCAAGCGCATCCCGCCGCCGGGGGGTGACGCCTCCGGTGCCCTCCAGGCCCTGATCTTCGATTCCCACTACGACTCATACAAAGGAGTCATCAGCTATGTCCGGGTCTTCAGCGGCTCGATCAGGAAAGGCCTGAAGATCAGGATGATGGCCACGGGCAAGGACTTCGAGGTCAGCGAGGTCGGCGTGTTCAGGCCATCCATGACTCAGGTCGACGAGCTCCCGACGGGGGACGTCGGCTACTTGGCGGCCGGAGTCAAGCAGGTCCGCGACGCCCACGTCGGCGACACCATCACGACGGCCGAGAGGCCGGCCGCGGCGTCGCTCCCCGGCTACCGCAGGGCCACGCCGATGGTCTACTGCGGGCTCTATCCGGTGGAACCCACCGACTACGAACCCCTCCGCGAGGCCCTCGAGAAATTGCAGCTCAATGACGCGGCGCTGGTGTACGAACCGGAGACCTCGGCCGCCCTTGGCTTTGGCTTCCGCGGCGGCTTCCTCGGGCTCCTCCACATGGAGATCATCCAGGAGCGCTTGGAGCGCGAATACGGCCTGGACCTGGTGACCACGGCTCCCAACGTGGTCTACCGAGTGATCCTGACCGACGGGACGGTCAAGATGATCGACAATCCGGTTGACCTGCCCAGTCCCGACCGGCTCACCGAGATCCAGGAACCCTATGTCAAGGCCAGCCTGATCACGCCCACGGACTACCTGGGGCCGCTGATGGACCTGTGCCGCGACCGCCGTGGCATCTTCTCGACCATGGAGTACCTCGACCCTTCGCGGGTCGAACTGATCTACGAGTTGCCCCTGGGCGAGATCATGTTCGACTTCTTCGATCAGCTCAAGTCGAGGAGCCGTGGCTATGCCTCTCTGGACTATGACTTCCTGGCCTACCGTCCCGGGAAGCTCGCTCGCATGGACATCCTCGTCAACGGCGAGCCCGTCGATGCTCTCTCCGTAATCATCCACGAGGATAAGCTGCTGCCCCGGGCGAGAGCCCTAACCGAGAGGCTGAAGGAGTCCATTCCCAGGCACCTTTTTGAGATTCCGATCCAGGCGGCCATCGGGCGGACCATCGTCGCTCGAGAGACGGTCAAGGCGATGCGCAAGGACGTCCTGGCCAAGTGCTACGGCGGCGACATCACCCGCAAGCGCAAGCTGCTCGAGAAACAGAAAGAGGGCAAGAAGCGGATGAAGCGGGTCGGGTCGGTCGACCTGCCACAGGAGGCCTTCATGGCCGTCCTGAAGATCGAGTGA